One Drosophila teissieri strain GT53w chromosome X, Prin_Dtei_1.1, whole genome shotgun sequence genomic window, gtATTTAGCTTAAATCTACTCTAGTTACAATTGGTTTCTCCGCGACAAAAGAGCATGCCAACTCAAAAGTAGATCgctttttaaatacatatattaattagCTGCTTGACAATGTAGTTCGTGGATTCCCCGATGCGAACTCGATTAAATCCCCCATAAATTATAGGCCTGCCAAATAAACGGACTACTCCACTCGTCATGGTGGCTGATCAGCAGCATCTCGGCTATATAATTTCGATCGGCGGTGAATGAAGGTTGCTGATGGATCGACAGTGTTTatggaggggaagggggggtgTTGTCTTTATGATCACAGCTGAGTGTTTGTCTCTGTGCTCGACTTTAGTTCTCAGAAGCAAATGTTTACAGTGCGgtaataatttgcataattacgATTCAAATGTAAATCACTTGCGGCTCGCTTTGCCGTCCactttttatggctttaaTCTGTcgcttttttgttgccttgttTTTACCCAATAACTCAACATCAAAACTTTGTCTACTTTGCCTTGTTTTTACCCAATAATTCAACATCAAAACATTGTCTACTTGAGAAAATGGTACATTGAACTGTCTCTGTTGTACAAAATGAATGATTATTAGCAGACATTTCTACTGCATGTACATAGTTTCTTCAATTTAATATGGCTtagattttgtttttctccttGATTGTGTACGTGGTTTTGGGTGAATGGTTTATCAGTGATcccatttcaattgatttgtgGTTTCCCTTGTGCGTCTAACTTAATTAGCCCCTTGCTGATAACCATCGATCTGTGATCCCCGTTTATCagctatattttatattttgaatcGCAAAACACACAGAGCTCACGATTCCAACATCACTTcagtttttattaatatagatcacaaagcaaaaaaaaaacaaagaaatcttATGCAACACGAAGGAGGCGATCTTCAACCGATTGCAAAATCCCTGTAATGAACTGGGATCTTGGCTGGCTGACCTCATGGGATGGGGGTGCTGGGTCCGCCGATGGGGGCCAAAAGGACCTTCTCGGTGGGGGCGTCATAGGCGACTGGCACCTTGGGCGTGGTCGAGGGATCGTCGGTGAGCTTGTGCTTCAGTTCGTCGTACTTGTGGGCCACCGAGCTGCCAAACTCCTTGGCGCCCTCGCCGATCTTGTCGGTGTAGGGCTTGGCAGCCTCGGCCACCTCCTTGGCCCCCTGGTTGACCTTGCAGCCGAGGTTCTTGAAGAAGTGCTTGAAGTCGCTGTCCTCGGGACTCTTGGCCTCGTCGCACTCGGCGCGCACCTGGCCAGCGGCCATCAGCAGGACCAATCCGATCAAGGAGCAAAACACCACGAGCGATTTCATCTCGACGCTTTCAGCTTGTCAACGCGACTGACTGACCGACCGGTCCGGTCCGCTCCGCTCCGAGACGGCGGTCTACGATCTGAAATCTCGGTTCTCCGATCTCCAACCGGTTCCATTCCCCCCCATCTATACAGCCCCCCCCAGTCACCCCCCATCCACCATGGCTGCCAACTAAAGCCCAAACAAGTTGCGTTCGTGCGATCGCTTGTTCGGCGGTCACTCAATGCGAACTGCTCTAGCTTTTTCGCAGTGGCAGCTccagtgcactgcgagaaacaaGATAGCAGTGCTGAAAGACCCTGAAAAGAGCAGCTAACGTGCAAACAGTAGAACAATGGCATTATTCTGACTTAATGTTCATCTAAATCATTCATAATTCAAATCAATTCATAGTGCCCTCTCAGCTTGTTGAAATGAATTAGATTTTTTGAGACTATAAGTTTTTTGTCAATGTATTagaatatttatgcatataattgcaaaataataGTCGTCCAAGAAACTTACAATTAACAAgtaattacttttaaatagTTCATAAAGCTTgttcaattgaattgcaaaaaaagtgttgtaatttttgtttaattttatagaaaattatACAAGTATGACATTCTCGTTTTCCAAGTTAAATGTGTTGTACATGTGTGCTCCATTAAATGTTTACTTATTGTTTACACAAATTTTACGCGAAATTGATGGATAATCAACTAAAATTGCCGAAGCCAACGGAAGCGTGATTATATTTCACAAAACTATCAAATGTTGTCAACCAACGCTCAATTTGATATTATTTGCAGCCCAATTTGTTCTCCCCTAACACAGATAACTTGTGAAAGAAAAACCATCATTTGATTTCTGATATGGATTCTCAGCAATCATTATACCATTATTTCTTTATTCacgctacaaaaaaaaaccttatatttataatataactgACTGCAGTTGTTATTTGCGTGAGTCTGTATTTTCTTTGTGGTGTTGCACTTGTATTTATgcattgttttgtttcttaCAAATTAAGAACAAATAGTATTACTTGTACTCATTTCGGTGTGCCATTTTTTCGCCCCGGATTGCGACTGATTGGAGGAGCACATGGCGGTCTTGGTCGCGTGGGGTAAACCCAATTGTAGCAGCAGCCGCGATGATCCCTTGCAGAGCACGTGAATCCGGACCAGACCATACCCTGGATATGGATGGGCAATGACAGggtggcgatgacgatgatgacgatcaGCAGTCCGCAGGTGCCCAGAAGCTGCATCTTTCCCGACGACTGGCAATTAGCAATTGAAGCCCATCCAGTGAGATCGGGCCAAAGAGCCTCCTGTCGCTGGGTTGATTCACTTATTCACTGATTCAGTGAATCACTGATTCACTCACTGATCCGTTGACACCAAAACCGGCTCACAAGTTATGCCAGAGTTGCAGGGCTTCAGTTAGCAggctgtttgtttatttttggccaataaCCAccacaccaccagcaccaccagcacagCGGGAAGAAAAGTCCAGAAGAGAAAGTCGGAAAAGAATCACAAGTGAACTGAGTCACCCGAGTGGAGGAAGCGGTTCATTAAGAACTTAAACCCAATTGGCTCTGTGGTCGCAACAAGTTTTCGGCTTCCAGTTATGCTAAATTCAAGACTTTGAACTACAAACACATTGACCCTTTTGATTTCAACTAATCAACTGTTGCTATTGAAGTAAATtctgcaaacaaaaatatgatgTATTAGAAGTAATCATGTATGAAATATGTTGAACTTACCCATATGTAAACCAGTTGCAAAGATGAATCAGCCAACGAATTCCCACTCTTCCCATTTGATTAATACACTTAGtttatgatttaataaatAGGAGTTGCTCATCCAATAGAGagcaaaataatttattaattggtATACATATTCATTAGCATATGGCTTAACCTAGTGCTGCGTTAATTCTTCTCCGGTATGTAGTCCACCTCATTGGCATGATCCTCCAGCCAGTCCAAGTGAACGGAGGGCCCAGAGGTGGTCAGTTCCTCCTTCAGATCATTTTTGGACGAACTCGAAGCCTCCGAAGTGGaagtgctggtggtggtggtgaccTCCTCCGGTTCCttatccttctccttctcctcatCCTTGTCCTTCTCCTTATCCTTTTCAGAGTTGGCCGGTGAGGCGAGCACATTGACCAGCTTATTGATGCGCTGGAAGAGCGACCTGGTGACATCCCTGGCCTTCTCCTCCAATATCTTGGCCTCCTTCTCGATGTTGGCTATCCAGGGCTTGGCCTTCTCCAGCGTGCACTGCAGGCTGTGGACGAACTTGTTGACCTCACTGGGACTGGGAGTGGTCACCGCGTCCTCTGCATCCTCTGCAGACTTTGCCTCCGATCCGCAGACAATGGAGGCTGCCTGCAGTGGGCCAAAGCTGGCGAAGAGGCACaggctggccaaaagcaacacGGCGATGGTCAATGAGTTAGTCATCTCAATTGTGGATCTCGAATTTGAAGTCTTAAGTCTTAAGTCTCAAATCTGAAATCTCAAATTTCGAATCTCGAATATCGTGTATCGCCTCTGAGGCCCCGCAATCGACTGAAACCCGTTTGCAGCCGCAGTCGTAGGCACTTGACCAAGTTCTTTGTATCTTGTGGCTTTTGGGCTGGGCCTTTGGGTTGGCGAGCGGCGAAACTCGGCGAGAAAGTCGTCGGGCAACAGAAATGCATTTtcggcgagcgaaaagagaggcCTAGAGAAACTGAGACTGGAcggggggaaatgggaaaggcGAGAGGCGAGAGGGGCCGGAGAGCCAGAGAATTCTCCAGAATGTAATAGAGAAAAATGGGAAAGGAGAAATATGTATGCGAACTTAGTGCAATGGTAAAGGTGACTAATCTATCAAGTTCAACTTACACTCGGCCTCTCACCTATACAATCATTATTTACATTCCTAATACGACTAAAGAATAACTTCATAATaatttgcaaaacaatttaattccCATTtaagaacaaattttaattgggAACTAAATAAC contains:
- the LOC122624640 gene encoding uncharacterized protein LOC122624640 → MTNSLTIAVLLLASLCLFASFGPLQAASIVCGSEAKSAEDAEDAVTTPSPSEVNKFVHSLQCTLEKAKPWIANIEKEAKILEEKARDVTRSLFQRINKLVNVLASPANSEKDKEKDKDEEKEKDKEPEEVTTTTSTSTSEASSSSKNDLKEELTTSGPSVHLDWLEDHANEVDYIPEKN
- the LOC122624567 gene encoding uncharacterized protein LOC122624567, translating into MKSLVVFCSLIGLVLLMAAGQVRAECDEAKSPEDSDFKHFFKNLGCKVNQGAKEVAEAAKPYTDKIGEGAKEFGSSVAHKYDELKHKLTDDPSTTPKVPVAYDAPTEKVLLAPIGGPSTPIP